In Methylomonas sp. AM2-LC, the genomic window CCAATAAGCTATTTTCCCTCGTTGTATTTGTTGGTAATAGCTATTTTAAAACACCCATGCCTGACAATGTTGTGTTTACTCGTGGTTGTATTCGCTTTATCAAACGCCAAACTAAAGTATTGATGACCGAAGCTGAAGTCCTGGAGGTGTGTGAAAAAATTCAATCAAAGCGGCTAACACCTATATTCAAGAATCACAGGGATCACGTCAAGCATGTAAAAAGTCTGATCAAAAAAAAACAGCAAGGTAAAACTGATGAATTTTGTCATAAGTGTGGTAGTCCAATGGTGCTGAGAACAGTAAAATCCGGCATCCATCAAGGGCATCAGTTTTGGGGGTGTAGCGCCTATCCAAAATGCACAGCCGTTAGACAAATTTCCTAAAGTAGCCTGCTATTTAATCTGTTATTTATTTTCGCAGATTTTTTTTCGAGTGCGTTTATGAAACCAACACTTTTGTTTGGTAGATTCGATAAAGTCCCAGTCATCCGGGTTATCTATCGGGTTGGTTTCGTTCCTAGCTTCCTCAGGCCTTAAGATTTCTTTACCTTGTACCCGTTGGGTATTATGCTGCATATCATTAGTCATTCGGCCTGTCAGCGTTTTAGCCCAATCATAAGTAGCATTTGTAATCTCCTCGACGACAGAGCCCGCATCACTTGCAATAGGGCATGTTAATAGGCAAAATAACAAAATTGGTTTTATCGTCTTTAAAATCATTGAATAATGGTTAAATGCCTAGTAAAAGGCATGTAATAAGAAAGGTTTGATCTAAAAATCGTGGCTATTTATCACGACATCAATAAAGATTTAGCTTAGAGGTTAAGTATAAATTACTTCGGCGCTCTAAATCCAGAAGCTTCAGCAGCTAAAGGTGTCGCAAAACAGTTTTTGGCCTTAGTACGATCATAATCACGATCTCCCACAACATGATAGATACCTTTCTTAGACACTTTTATCGGTGCGGAGGATGGGCAATTCACGGCTTCATCCGGACTGGTATCTACATTTTCTTGAGGTTTGGTACCGATCACTGCCACTTTATTTGAGACAATGGGTTGTGTCATCGCCTGACTATGCTGTTCAGTCTTTTCACCGGGCAATGGTCCGACATACTTTTCATAGGCCGCAATCCAGTTATTGGCAATGTCCCGTTGTGCTTGTTCGACAGGCAATTGGTGCGAACAGATGAGTTCATGTAGCTTATTTTCGAGTTCATCTTTGATATGCGCATTCAGCGGATGCGTAACAAAGGATTCAGGCCACAAGTTTTTTATAGAATTTGAGCCTCCTAGCTCAAGACTAATCAGGTGATCAACTTCGTATTCACCTGGTTGCCTGCTATAAATACCATAATTGCGATAAGCTTGATCCTTCACTTGTTTTGGCACATTACGAACAGTCTTGGTGTATCCTGGCACACAGATGGCATTGGGGTCGGTTGTCAGTACATCGCCAGGCGTTTTTTGACTATCCGGAGCAATTGGAGAGTCTGCATAACATAGAGTATTTACACAAACCAGAAGCAGTAATATCAACCTGGCTTTAGTAATGATCATGACGACTTTCCTGTAATCTTTGCCACAGTTGTTTGATGATGATCATTGAGACATCATCAGCGTTTAGGTGGTTACACGATGCTATTAATGCACTATCAGACTCATGAAGCCCAAATGCATTACGTATCATTGTTCCTAGACCAAAGTGTAAATTGATTAGATTATCTTGGTCTATGCTCGAAATTTTTGATTTATCTTCATCAGTTAATATTATGAGCAGACGATCGACTGCACTGTCAATTGTTGTCGGTGGCGCAATTTCAGAATCTACGGCTGACCATTTTTTATACAATTTAAACATTCCTGTAATGTTGGCATGGAGTTAGGTGTATTTGTCACTGTTTTGTCACAAGGTTATCCACAGTTTTTGGGGATAAAGTGAATAAGAATATATTAGGATGCGCATTTTTCAAATTATTGGCATCAATTCAGCTGGTTTAGCTGATAGTTTAATACGCCCGCTCAAAATATAAGCCCAAGACAATCTTGATTTATCGGATTGCGCGAAAAACCCTGTCGTTCAGGGCGAGGATGAATAGCGCGGACACGATAGCGTCCTGATCGTTAGCTTGGTGTCTTCTGTTGCTCGATGTACTGCCGAATGATTTCAATCGGCGCACCGCCACAGCTGCTGGCAAAATAACTTGGCGACCATAAAGCGCCGCCCCATAGCTTTTTCTTAATGCTCGGATAATTCTTTTTGCGAATCATCCGGCTCGATACGCCTTTCAAGCTGTTCACTAGCGCCGATACTGCAACCTTGGGCGGATAGTTCACTAACAGGTGAACGTGGTCATCTTCGCCGTCGAACTCTACCAGTTCGGCCTCGAAGTCGGTACATACGCCGGAGAAGATGCCCCGCAAGTCATCTATCACTTCTTTGGTGAACACGCCTCGGCGGTATTTTGTCACAAAGACCAAGTGGACGTGCATGTTAAAAACACAGTGTCTACCGTGCCTAATGTCGTTGTTATTTTCCATAGACCAAGTATAATGGCAAGCATGAAACGCTTGCAAGCCTACAAATACGAACTACAGCCCAACGGCGAACAGCTACGCAATATGCGCCGGTTTGCCGGTGCTTGCCGTTTCGTGTTCAACAAGGCATTGGCTTGGCAAAGCGAGCAGTATGCCGCCGACAAAACAGTCAAATTCAGTTACACCACTTTAGCGAACCTATTGCCATTGTGGAAGCAAGACCCGGCCATTCAATGGCTCAAAGTGTCGCCAAGCCAACCCTTGCAACAAACTCTGAAAGACCTGGAGCGAGCCTACAAAAACTTTTTTGCCAAACGCGCAGATTTTCCGCGCTTCAAGAAGAAAGGCCAATCAGATAGCTTTCGCTATCCGCAAGGCTGCAAACTTGACCAGGCCAACAGCCGGATATTCCTGCCCAAGTTAGGCTGGATTCGCTACCGCAACAGCCGGGAAGTATTGGGTGTCGTGAAAAACGTCACCGTGTCCGGCAAACAAGGCAAGTGGTTCATCTCGATTCAGACTGAGCGCGAGATCGATGCACTGGTACATCCATCGACCGCCATTGTCGGTATCGACATGGGTATCGCCCGTTTTGCCACGCTGAGCGATGGTTCCTATTTCGCTCCGCTCAATAGTTTTAAACGCCAAGAGAATGCCTTGGTGAAGGCTCAACGAGCCATGAGCCGCAAGCAGAAGTTCAGCAACAATTGGAAAAAAGCGAAAGCCAAAGTCCAAAAAATCCATGCCCGTATCGGCAATGCCCGCCGCGACTACCTGCACAAAGCCACGACCACGATCAGCCAAAACCACGCGATGGTGTGTATCGAGGATTTGCAGGTCCGGAATATGTCCAAGTCGGCGGCAGGCACCACCGAAACGCCGGGTAAAAACGTTCGAGCCAAATCCGGCCTGAACAAGTCCATCCTCGATCAAGGATGGCATGAGTTCCGTCGCCAGTTGGACTACAAACTGGCCTGGAACGGCGGGCAACTCGTTGCCGTGCCGCCAAGAAATACCAGCCGGACTTGTCCGTGCTGCAGCCATGTCGCCAAAGAGAACCGGCTAAGCCAGGCGCGGTTCGAGTGCGTGGAATGCGGTTTCGAGGAAAACGCCGATCTGGTCGGTGCGATCAATATGTTAAGGGCGGGACACGCCCGGTTAGCTTGTGCAGATACTTCGCCTGCTGTTGGGGCGTCGGGCCAAGAACCCGCCGAAGCGACTCAGGCAGCATTAGCTGCTTGAGCGCCGTAGGAATCACCGTCCTTTAGGGCAGCGAGGATGTCAATAATCGATAGTAAAACGAATACTTGTAGCATTCATAAGTGCGTTTAACTGGACAAAACTTGGTTCTAACCGGCCATTGGCAATTTCTACTAATTCCCTCACTTCTATTCCAGTAGCATTAGCTAGTCCTATTACAGGGATATCACTTAGATCCATAACGCTACGAAGTGCTAATCCGAAATCGGAGAAGGAATTAATTTTTGGAGTACGGCTTTCTACTTTTTTTATCAAATCATCCTTGGTATAAGGTTTGGGCGGATCACCTACTTTTTTTAAGAAAACCCAGAGATCTTTAACGGCAAGCCAGTATTTTTGAGAGGTAATGTCACTGAGAGTCCGGTGCGATTTCCAATAGCCCAATACATGATTATTTCCAATCTGCCCTAAAGATTGCACTCGGTATTCAACCTCAATCCAGTTTAGAATTTCAGATATTTTTGAAAACTTTTCTTTTCTATAGCGTTTACTGCCATGCTGCATGAACTGTCCATAAAATTTCAATTTGGCCTCTTCAACTAACATTAGTCTTATCCTACATATGTTCTGGTGATCTGTGCACGCTGATGACCTAGCTCAATAGATATCTGTAATCGAGCAGCAGCATCAATTTCCTTAGCTTTTTCAAAATCAATCTTCAGCATGATTGATAAATTTGAGATTCGTTCGCTTTTTGTCCAGCCCGCATTTATTGGGGCAGGAGCTCCAGTTAATTCCGTGTAGCGTTCTTGGGCGTAAAAATGTCGCTCAGAGTGAAATCCTCCTAACTGAACTGCAGTGGCTCGGTTATAACACCATGTATGAAATTCCTTGTATGTCTGACCTGTCGGTATTAATGATCGACCATCTTGAACGGCTGCTGCTTTTTTTAAGGCGTCAAATCCGTATTGATCACACGGGACTGTTCTCGGCTTTCCGCCTTTGGTGCCAGAAATTAATTTAATCTCGTTGTATTTTTTCGCATGTCGAAGAGCAGCCTTTGCGTCAAGTAAACAGGACTCTTTAAACCTTAGCCCAAAAGAGCGTTGCAGATTCATAATGGCAGATAATCTATCGTCATTTAGTTTTGAAATGGCTTCATTATGTTCACCTTCACTTAATGCTTTAGATTCCTTTGGAATATAACTTCTCGCTTGTATGCCGCAATCTTTACCAGGCCTTACTGTTTTCCATTTATCACCAATCGCCAGATGCATAATAGTATTAATTGATGAGATTAAATTCTTAGGTAGAGAAGATGTTTTGTATAAGCCAGAGTCAATTCCTTTCTGAAGGTGTTGACCGTACTGAATAACTATTTCTGCAGTTATATTCTCAAGTTTCTTAACACAAAATGGCTCAGCATAAATACAAAATTTTCTAAATCGTTGTGAGATGTCTGCAATAGATTGATCACTACCTGCAAACTTTTTATTCAGCAATAGTTTTGCCGCTTCACTCATTACTCGACTACCGGCACCATAATTCCTAGACATAAATTAAACCTCGTAAATTAGATGATAATTTAATGCACATTCACAGAGCAATACTTATATTTTATTATTCACTATCAGATAAATAAATGTTGGTTTCACATTTTAGTTTTTAAATTTATTCGACGGATAAGTTAGTGTCTGACTTTAAATATTCTGGTGACCAAGAAAGAATTTCAGAAATAAGACCTTTCGCTATATTCAAATTAATATAAAATATCTAACAAAGAATTTTAATGAGTTAGAGTAGTCAGTGTCAGTGATATTGGTTACTATTTGCGATCCTATTTCTTTGTTTGTAGAAATCGCAAACTATATATTCTCTATAACCGATATTTCCGGGTACGTTTTACGCGGTGTCATCAATAAATCAACAATCAACCAATACCAACTTATTTCAATCAGAACTTTTACATAATGATTGGAAATTTTCCTTTTATCAATTTTATTAAGACGATTCCTATGCGAAAGCAATGAGTATTCGTATTCAAGCGTAAATTGATATGAAATCAACTCGAATTTCGTAATATCAGCAATAAGTTTATAGCCGTCTTTTCCATAGCAAGAACAAATCAGTTTGGCTAAATCAAGCACTACAAAAATATCATCTTCGAATATAGAGGTCTCCGAACTATAGATGCCGGTACGAATATATTGGTGATCAGGTAATCGGTATTTATGGGGCAATCCGTATACTACTGACAGCAAGTTTACATCGCTCACAGAAAATTTCCGGTATAGAAAATCGCAGCTGATGAACCGACTTTGCACTCCAAAAACCCTCGCCGATATAACAGGAAGAATATTTAAGTCAGCAATAATTTCTTTTCGTCTTATGTTTCTTAATATAGCCATAAGTTGTCCAAAATTAGACACACTTTTACCTGGCAAGTGGGAAGCCATTTTTTAAAACACCAGAATTTATCTCCGGTAAAAAATCCATTTCACAACACCACCTCAAAGAATTCTCATAAGGAAAATTCTTTATGGTGGAGTCGTAGGTTGTCCGAATAGTTTTACTTGCGAGCGAGGGGAACCTCGACTCCGAAACCCCTTCTTTCAATGCGGACATGTGCTCGCAAGGTGAAAGTTGATGCACAAGATAATTCTCTTGGCAGGTTAGCATTGACGACAGGGGTTATTACAGACAAGAGGCGTCTGCTAGAAGCATTTGATCTGGATGGGTTGTCAATCGTACATCGAGCCGAATGCTCTCAGTCACTACATCGTTCGCAATCAAATTCTCGGTTGGAATAGTGAAAACCTTAAAAAACCTTAAGATTCTCAGTTGTATGCATATGATTCTATTCGTAAAAGAACGAAAAAAATAATACGTCTCTTTTTAAAAGCCAGGCTTTAAAAAAACAACCAAGGGGGCGCTGTAAGCGCAGATCGAATCGGCGGCGTAATCGCAAAGCGAGAGCGGATAAGATATGCAGTGATGACTCCGGCAAAGGCGGGAGTATAGAAAGCAGCAAATTGCTGCAAAGAATTCGGACAAGACTAGAGCGTGTCCTTTAAATGAACAAAAAATTTGAATGCGTTGAAAATCAACGACTAAGTTTGACGCAAATGCGTATAGGGTGTCGGTTGGTGGCTTCCATGTCACTCGCGACAGGCGTAGTTTCTAAGTGCCTTTCTGTTACTCTTTATTGGTCCGAAACGCTTTTCTAAACCATGCATGGGTTACCCGATGCTCATACGAAGAACCTAAAATGCTAATGATCAGTTGAAATAAAGTCAAGGAATTTTGAGGACACATCTTTTAGATAATGATGGATATTTGATTTGTAAATAATTTGAATTAGGCTTTTTTTTGGCACCTTTCGATCGTTATAAATAGTTAAAAATGTGTAAAAATACTTTAAAAGATATTCGAAATATACGTCGAGATGGCTTGTCGACCAAATGATCGACACAGTCGACCGAGTAGACGTTTCGATATTTATTTGAAAAATTTCTAGTCGACCAATTGGTCGCAACGTCGACCATGTAGACATTTTTATGGTTTTAGAAAAATTGCTAGTCGATCAAGCGGTCGACAATGTCGACAAAATAGCACTCTAATAGAAATATTACTTTAAAAGCAGTATAAAAGATGAAAAAAGGAGTATGTAAATGAGTTTAAATAGTTGTGTTGCTGCAGTTGATATAGGGTATGGAAATGTTAAGTATAGCTATTATAATAACGGGAAAATAGTCCTGCCAAGTCATTTTCCATCAACAGCAAAATTAGTAAATGGTAGCGTAAATAAAGGTGTATTAGACTGGTCTGATCAGTTCGATATTTTAACTGTGATGGCCGAGGGGTTCAAATATATGGTCGGCCCCGATGTGACAAAAACAATGTCGGTAGAAGAAAGTAGAAATAGACCATTATTAAAAGATTATGTTGAAACACCTCAACATATGGCGCTATTAAAAGGTGCGTTGCGATTTATTGGGAAAAGGGAAATTAATATACTAATTACGGGTCTTCCAGTAGATTACTATAATTCATTTAAAGATGTTATGCGAGAAAAAGTAACTGGAATTCATGATTATCCAGATGGCGAAAGAATAGTAGTACATGAGGCTAAAGTTATGCCACAGCCAATGGGCGGTTTTGTAAATTATTTTTTGGACAATAATGAATTAAGCAGATTTAAAGATTTGAGATCTTTAACTATTGATGTAGGTTATTGTACGCTTGACTGGTTAATGTGTGAATCATTAGTAATGAATGATGGCCGCAGTAATTCTATAAGACATGGAATGTCTTCTGTACTGGAAAGATACAAGAACCTGATTAACGCAGATACGGGTTATGAATGTTCCGATGTTAGTCGTATTGACGAAGGGCTTAGAAAAGGTTGCGTTATGAGAATTAACGGTGAAGAATACAATTTCAGTAAATTCACTCCTATAGTAAATCAGTTTATACAGGAAGGAGCAATGTTATTAATGGCTGGAGTTGGTGAGCTTCAGGATATTGATGTAATTTTAATAGTCGGAGGTGGTGCTATATATTTTAAAGAGCAATTTGAGCTTGTTTTGAAACGTAAAATAATTCTATGTGAAGATGATATTTATTCGAATGTACGTGGTTATCTTAAAGCAGGCATTAGTATAAATAAAACTAATGTAGCGACAGTTGAACCTCAAAAGAAAATAGCTAAAAAGTAAGCACTTTAGATGTTTTATATTTGGCAGCCGCACTAAGCCAAGTACAGAGTGCAAAAATAGACTTTCAACCGTTCTTATAATTGCACTGAGGGTGTTTTTAAGGAAGTCGATTGACCAGGAAGCTACGGGATAGAGAACGATAGTCAAATAGTCCATTGAAGTGCCTCATGTGCCTGTACTGTTTACTTGGAAGCATGCATGGCCGCTTATTTAGGGCAAGGGCTCAGCAGTCATTAAAATGCCGGTGTAGACCGATTTTAGGCCAAGGACGGACTATTCTTTGCGCTCGGAATACTGCACTCACTGCGTAATTTATATGCTCTGACATAAACGCTAAAAATCATAGAGTGAAAATTACTTTGGAAAATTCATTTGCGAGCACGGCAGGAAATTAAGTGTGCATACAACCCTCTTTGTTGGGTGGAGACATGATTGACGAAGACGATCGATCAAAAATGAAGTACTCATGTTCAACATGCAGATGGCTATTCATAAACATAGATAGCAAATTACAAAGGAGATGCGAGATTGGCCGCCGTACAGCGGACGCTATCCCTCACAGCTGGTAAATCGGCTGTGTTTCTCGTGTAAATGATGATAAATAATGATAATGAATTGAGAATTCTGTTAAGGGTCACTAAAGATGACGATCCGGAAATTTGGAATTGGTTAAGCAAAATATCACCAAGAAGAAGAGCGTCATTCGTTCGTGTTGGATTAAGGAATGGTTTAGTGGGTCAAGGAATTGGAGTTGTAGGAAAAGAAAAGATTGATCTTAATTCAAATGCAATTGTTAAAAAACAAGATCTTAATGATAATAGTGCAAACTTGGTCGATAATGATTCTGAAAAACAAGTGGAAATAAGTAGAGCTTTCGCAAACTTTTAGATTTTATTGGGTGAAATAGATATTATTTGGCACTGTCAAAAGCCGTCTATCGCTGTTTGGAGATGAAGCTACGAGTGGATCGATGATAAGGGTAATAGCTTTTTGTGTGAAAAACTTGGTTAGGGAGTCAATGCACGTTATAGGCCAAGAGCGGTGGCCAGCAAAGGTCTGCTTTCCAGATCAGTTGTCGAATAATCAAAAATATAAATAGCGAGGGGTGCTTGTTATCGATAGATACCGATGGAGCACGCAACAACTAGATAACTTGGAAGGATCCTATGTTTTTAAAAAGTGTTGACGGCGAGTACGAGCCGTCGTTTTTCATCATTAGACTTCGCACTACGCAAGCAATTTCGGTAGGATTGTCAAAGTTATTGTGACTGAGGTTCCGATTGAAGAACATGGATTCAAACTCTATCAATACGATCTCAGGCTGGATGATGGGTCAACTTACCAGTTCGGGGCTCGGGACCTACTTGAGTACATAGCTTGCAAGATTGAAACAAAGCACTTTCCCTGTGAGCAGAAGCCTCCGGATCTACCTTGCAACTCGGTAGACATTCTTGTCAGGCACTACGGGGGATCTCACCTAAGCGACTTCAAGCGTATAGCCCTAGGACGATTTGTGCCCTTTCGGCGCATTTGCCAAGACGCATGGCCTTGATCAGATTAGTTGGTACGTAAATGACAGACTCGTCTCAATTCAGGGTTCAAACTAGCCTTGATTTATAGATGGTTGTTCTGTGAGCGGGTAATAAAGTTTCATACTGAAAACAAGATTCTTTAACAAAATATCACTTTATTGATTTATAACTACTTGCGCTGTTTGGACAGGAAACTACGCGATAGCGAGTGTCGTCCAAATAGTCCCTGGAAGCGCACAGGTGCCGGGCGGGTTTTCATGGAAAACCTGCAAGGCCTCCCGATAGCGCGTAGAGTCATAAGAGAGCAAGAAGTCCTACCTTCGAGCGACGTGGACGGCCAGGGCGTCGAAGACATTAAGCCGTGCCGGTGTAGACCGATTTTAGGCCAAGGACGGACTAAAATCTTTACGGTTGAATCCGGCACTCGCTTTTTTTTAAATCAATATGCATCTTTATTACTTCACCAGTATGATACTTT contains:
- a CDS encoding DUF6794 domain-containing protein, which encodes MYKKWSAVDSEIAPPTTIDSAVDRLLIILTDEDKSKISSIDQDNLINLHFGLGTMIRNAFGLHESDSALIASCNHLNADDVSMIIIKQLWQRLQESRHDHY
- the tnpA gene encoding IS200/IS605 family transposase, with the translated sequence MENNNDIRHGRHCVFNMHVHLVFVTKYRRGVFTKEVIDDLRGIFSGVCTDFEAELVEFDGEDDHVHLLVNYPPKVAVSALVNSLKGVSSRMIRKKNYPSIKKKLWGGALWSPSYFASSCGGAPIEIIRQYIEQQKTPS
- a CDS encoding transposase, with amino-acid sequence MKRLQAYKYELQPNGEQLRNMRRFAGACRFVFNKALAWQSEQYAADKTVKFSYTTLANLLPLWKQDPAIQWLKVSPSQPLQQTLKDLERAYKNFFAKRADFPRFKKKGQSDSFRYPQGCKLDQANSRIFLPKLGWIRYRNSREVLGVVKNVTVSGKQGKWFISIQTEREIDALVHPSTAIVGIDMGIARFATLSDGSYFAPLNSFKRQENALVKAQRAMSRKQKFSNNWKKAKAKVQKIHARIGNARRDYLHKATTTISQNHAMVCIEDLQVRNMSKSAAGTTETPGKNVRAKSGLNKSILDQGWHEFRRQLDYKLAWNGGQLVAVPPRNTSRTCPCCSHVAKENRLSQARFECVECGFEENADLVGAINMLRAGHARLACADTSPAVGASGQEPAEATQAALAA
- a CDS encoding integrase domain-containing protein, which encodes MSRNYGAGSRVMSEAAKLLLNKKFAGSDQSIADISQRFRKFCIYAEPFCVKKLENITAEIVIQYGQHLQKGIDSGLYKTSSLPKNLISSINTIMHLAIGDKWKTVRPGKDCGIQARSYIPKESKALSEGEHNEAISKLNDDRLSAIMNLQRSFGLRFKESCLLDAKAALRHAKKYNEIKLISGTKGGKPRTVPCDQYGFDALKKAAAVQDGRSLIPTGQTYKEFHTWCYNRATAVQLGGFHSERHFYAQERYTELTGAPAPINAGWTKSERISNLSIMLKIDFEKAKEIDAAARLQISIELGHQRAQITRTYVG
- a CDS encoding PRTRC system protein D, translating into MSLNSCVAAVDIGYGNVKYSYYNNGKIVLPSHFPSTAKLVNGSVNKGVLDWSDQFDILTVMAEGFKYMVGPDVTKTMSVEESRNRPLLKDYVETPQHMALLKGALRFIGKREINILITGLPVDYYNSFKDVMREKVTGIHDYPDGERIVVHEAKVMPQPMGGFVNYFLDNNELSRFKDLRSLTIDVGYCTLDWLMCESLVMNDGRSNSIRHGMSSVLERYKNLINADTGYECSDVSRIDEGLRKGCVMRINGEEYNFSKFTPIVNQFIQEGAMLLMAGVGELQDIDVILIVGGGAIYFKEQFELVLKRKIILCEDDIYSNVRGYLKAGISINKTNVATVEPQKKIAKK